The Daucus carota subsp. sativus chromosome 2, DH1 v3.0, whole genome shotgun sequence genome includes a window with the following:
- the LOC135150130 gene encoding uncharacterized protein LOC135150130: protein MEELQRQVSDGSWTPKGHDDVLTRALGSKEHGGRVRGVGGGAKFKDVFGSGKTKHSGVVSVDELATITQEITKKVQKECEERMNEMVRMNEVVNSKLESIFNQLNQMGVKIPDDHFVNDVGTPNNENVRSSCQSVYREDHFTNVKNPTLCCLWVIHVEKGRVVVARGTVFPSNSQGVNMIHNIPMASLNVRVSIDDVVPEYQRTPLHVSCDEHDNIGNPGGTLFNGQRTL from the exons atg GAGGAGTTGCAGAGGCAAGTATCAGATGGGTCATGGACTCCAAAAGGCCACGATGACGTATTGACCCGTGCACTTGGCAGTAAAGAGCATGGAGGACGTGTCAGAGGGGTCGGTGGTGGAGCCAAATTTAAGGATGTATTTGGATCGGGAAAAACCAAACATAGTGGTGTTGTTTCGGTGGATGAGTTGGCCACGATTACACAAGAAATCACTAAGAAAGTTCAAAAGGAGTGCGAGGAGAGGATGAATGAAATGGTGAGGATGAATGAAGTGGTGAATTCAAAgctagaaagtatatttaatcAGTTGAACCAGATGGGTGTGAAAATCCCTGATGATCATTTTGTAAATGATGTTGGTACACCGAACAATGAAAATGTTCGAAGCAGTTGCCAGTCGGTATATCGGGAAGATCATTTCACAAATGTCAAG AATCCAACACTTTGTTGTCTTTGGGTGATACACGTAGAGAAAGGAAGAGTTGTTGTGGCAAGGGGGACTGTATTCCCGTCAAATAGTCAGGGTGTTAATATGATTCATAATATTCCGATGGCATCTCTCAATGTTAGAGTATCAATTGATGATGTTGTACCTGAATATCAACGTACTCCACTTCATGTGTCATGTGATGAACATGATAATATAGGAAATCCAGGGGGCACTTTGTTCAATGGCCAAAGGACCTTGTGA